A single region of the Mustela lutreola isolate mMusLut2 chromosome 2, mMusLut2.pri, whole genome shotgun sequence genome encodes:
- the LOC131825691 gene encoding keratin-associated protein 6-1-like codes for MTRVVVTPTLRAYKRPPQGENVHSEVTLLTFSTQGQPQQPTTNTMCGSYYGGCGYRRCGYGGCGYGGCGYGGCGYGGCGYGGLGCGYGSSYGCGFCRLGCGYGCGSGCGYGYGSRSLCGCGYGCSSGYSSGFGGYY; via the coding sequence ATGACACGTGTTGTGGTGACACCCACTCTGAGAGCATATAAAAGACCTCCACAGGGGGAAAATGTCCACAGTGAAGTGACACTTCTCACCTTCTCTACCCAAGGACAACCTCAACAACCAACAACCAACACCATGTGTGGCAGCTACTATGGAGGCTGTGGCTACAGACGCTGTGGCTATGGAGGCTGTGGCTATGGAGGCTGTGGCTATGGAGGCTGTGGCTACGGAGGCTGTGGCTACGGAGGCCTGGGCTGTGGCTATGGCTCCAGCTATGGCTGTGGCTTCTGCAGACTGGGCTGTGGCTATGGCTGTGGCTCTGGTTGTGGCTACGGCTATGGCTCACGTTCCCTCTGTGGCTGTGGCTATGGCTGCAGCTCTGGCTACAGCTCTGGCTTTGGGGGCTACTATTGA